A window of the Polypterus senegalus isolate Bchr_013 chromosome 4, ASM1683550v1, whole genome shotgun sequence genome harbors these coding sequences:
- the LOC120528390 gene encoding gastrula zinc finger protein XlCGF57.1-like: protein MASAKEDGVHERTVDIKEEDCERLTTENVCVKLEDHEERISVFKEEEECKGVTAAIKAEDLNDFSIGLELQQHETEEIFKQEACEESPSSLQPWSTNTGQLAKQVNSVELKSELLESEEKITEGNGREGEESPASAGINLQKNGSFSPPSFGQPSLQYKEKGTKKSARGSENLTAAFLQCSSLPASGLTQTKAKTKTDQEQVEKKVQIYTGKNCCLECGKQFTQKGDLNKHMRVHTGEKPYCCHECGKSFSTRSDLDRHRRTHTGEKPHCCSECDKSFSCINYLQKHRKIHTGKKTYCCPECGKSFSSRRSLQNHRIIHTGEKPHCCHECGKSFLRRNSLQSHRRIHTGEKPHCCSECGKSFSWRSHLQRHRIIHTGEKPHCCPECGKSFSSRCSLQNHRIIHTGEKPHCCPECGKSFLRRNSLQRHRRIHTGEKPHCCQQCGRLFSCKGNLQKHRRIHTGE from the exons atggcctctgcCAAAGAAGATGGTGTGCATGAAAGAacggtggacattaaagaagaggactgtgagcggCTCACAACAGAgaatgtgtgtgtgaagctggaggatcacgaagaaagaatttcagtttttaaagaggaggaggagtgcaagggggtgactgctgccattaaagctgaggatttgaatgatttctcCATTGGTCTTGAACTTCAACAGCATGAAACTGAGGAGATTTTCAAGCAAGAAgcctgtgaagaatctccatccagtttacagcCCTGGTCCACTAATACGGGACAACTGGCTAAGCAGGTGAATTCTGtagagctgaaatcagagttattggagtctgaagagaaaatcacagagggaaatgggagagaaggagaagagtcacctgCGAGTGctggaataa atttacagaagaatggCAGCTTCTCTCCACCTTCATTTGGTCAGCCGTCTCTTCAGTACAAAGAGAAAGGTACGAAGAAATCAGCAAGAGGATCAGAGAACCTGACAGCAGCCTTTCTGCAGTGCAGTTCTCTCCCTGCTTCTGGATTAACACAGACAAAGGCAAAGACAAAGACTGATCAAGAGCAAGTGGAGAAAAAAGTCCAAATTTACACTGGTAAAAATTGTtgcttggaatgtggcaaacaattcacacagaAAGGTGATCTTAATAAGCATATGAgggttcacactggagaaaaaccatattgttgtcatgaatgtggtaagtcgttctcaaCGAGAAGCGATCTTGATAGGCACAGAAGAacccacacaggagaaaaaccacattgctgttcagaatgtgatAAGTCTTTCTCATGTATAAACTATCTTCagaagcacagaaaaatccacacaggaaaaaaaacgtattgttgtccagaatgtggtaagtcgttctcaaGTAGACGCAGTCTTCAGAACCACAGaataatccacacaggagaaaaacctcattgttgtcatgaatgtggtaagtcgttcttaaggagaaacagtcttcagagtcacagaagaatccacacaggagaaaaacctcattgctgttcagagtGTGGTAAATCGTTCTCATGGAGAAgccatcttcagaggcacagaataatccacacaggagaaaaaccgcattgctgtccagaatgtggtaaatcGTTCTCAAGTAGATGCAGTCTTCAGAACCACAGaataatccacacaggagaaaaacctcattgttgtccagaatgtggtaagtcgttcttaaggagaaacagtcttcagaggcacagaagaatccacacaggagaaaaacctcattgctgtcaaCAATGTGGTAGGTTGTTCTCATGCAAAGGCAATCTGCAGAAACacagaagaattcacacaggTGAATAA